Proteins found in one Pongo pygmaeus isolate AG05252 chromosome 8, NHGRI_mPonPyg2-v2.0_pri, whole genome shotgun sequence genomic segment:
- the HERC4 gene encoding probable E3 ubiquitin-protein ligase HERC4 isoform X10, producing the protein MLCWGNASFGQLGLGGIDEEIVLEPRKSDFFINKKVRDVGCGLRHTVFVLDDGTVYTCGCNDLGQLGHEKSRKKPEFLSCCPGWSAMAPSWLTATSASQVQAILLPQPPE; encoded by the exons ATGTTGTGCTGGGGAAATGCATCCTTTGGACAGCTAGGTTTGGGTGGAATTGATGAAGAAATTGTACTAGAGCCCAGAAAAAGTGacttctttataaataaaaaggtCCGAGATGTAGGATGTGGACTCAGACATACTGTGTTTGTTCTGGATGATGGAACAGTGTACACATGTGGATGTAATGATCTAGGACAGCTAGGTCATGAAAAATCCAGAAAGAAACCAG agtttctctcttgttgcccaggctggagtgcaatggcgccgtcttggctcaccgcaacctctgcctcccaggttcaagcaattctcctgcctcagcctcctgaatag